A region from the uncultured Holophaga sp. genome encodes:
- a CDS encoding response regulator transcription factor, whose product MSAPLRIAIAEDEPLNLGRLARMLREQDCQVVAELEDGLAVLEWLEAGGDADALFLDIRMPELSGLEVARRLQGEHLPLVFVTAYPVHAVDAYQVGVVDYLLKPVEEQRLALALERVAALRRRSIAPRATGPFRYLVRAGDGYVFMNLSQTSHFEYEDGVVWAFAQGRFRTAWKTLAEAEAALAGQGLIKAHRHVLVRFEAIVGMKPLDSGRLMIRLPGGTEIKVSRSGAHLVKTRLGVE is encoded by the coding sequence ATGAGCGCACCGCTGCGCATCGCCATCGCCGAGGATGAGCCGCTGAACCTGGGCCGTCTGGCCCGGATGCTGCGGGAGCAGGACTGCCAGGTCGTGGCGGAACTGGAGGATGGGTTGGCGGTTCTGGAGTGGCTGGAGGCCGGGGGGGATGCCGATGCCCTCTTCCTGGACATCCGGATGCCCGAGCTCTCCGGGCTCGAAGTGGCAAGGCGCCTGCAGGGGGAGCACCTGCCCCTGGTCTTCGTGACTGCCTACCCGGTCCATGCCGTGGACGCCTACCAGGTGGGGGTGGTGGATTATCTGCTCAAGCCTGTGGAGGAGCAACGCCTGGCCCTGGCCCTGGAGCGGGTGGCGGCCCTGAGGCGCCGTTCTATAGCGCCCCGTGCCACCGGACCCTTCCGCTACCTCGTCAGGGCCGGGGATGGTTACGTCTTCATGAACCTGAGCCAGACCAGTCACTTTGAATACGAGGACGGTGTCGTCTGGGCCTTCGCCCAGGGGCGTTTCCGCACGGCCTGGAAGACCCTGGCGGAGGCCGAGGCAGCGCTGGCCGGACAGGGGCTCATCAAAGCCCATCGCCATGTCCTGGTCCGCTTTGAGGCCATTGTCGGCATGAAGCCCCTTGACTCAGGCCGCCTCATGATCCGCCTCCCTGGTGGGACCGAGATCAAGGTGAGTCGCAGTGGCGCCCACCTGGTCAAGACCCGCTTGGGGGTGGAATAG
- a CDS encoding DciA family protein: MRQSFRPPSRSLIPIREAGLKGPDAQEARIEAKLRRVWPMVVGLQLAQCTRLIRVRRGTLLVGSWQMGTIPQLRKAAADTWPEVQKRLLEMFKIRLMRIEIVPCDPPSPAPMIREPEQDPLIALFELLKRRREEGRNRG, encoded by the coding sequence ATGCGACAGTCCTTCCGCCCCCCCAGCAGGAGCCTCATCCCCATCCGGGAGGCGGGACTGAAGGGGCCTGATGCCCAGGAAGCCCGAATCGAGGCCAAGCTCCGCCGGGTCTGGCCCATGGTGGTGGGCCTTCAGCTCGCCCAGTGCACCCGGCTCATCCGGGTCAGGCGCGGCACCCTGCTGGTGGGCTCCTGGCAGATGGGCACCATCCCCCAGCTCCGCAAAGCGGCTGCCGACACCTGGCCCGAGGTTCAGAAGAGACTGCTGGAGATGTTCAAGATCCGCCTGATGCGCATCGAGATCGTGCCCTGCGACCCCCCCTCGCCTGCTCCCATGATCAGGGAGCCGGAGCAGGATCCCCTCATCGCCCTTTTCGAGCTCCTGAAGCGGCGGAGGGAGGAGGGCCGAAACCGAGGCTAG
- a CDS encoding peptide chain release factor 3: MALADEIQKRRTFAIISHPDAGKTTLTEKLLLYSGAIDRAGSVKGREGSGMAQSDWMSIEQERGISVTSAAMQFEYHGHIINLLDTPGHQDFSEDTYRALTAADSVVMLLDCAKGVEEQTKKLFRVARDRKLPIFTFVNKLDRPGREPIELIDEVEELFGLHAVPMTWPIGSGPDFKGVYVRATGQIQVFERTKAGRKARVAGQGSLDDPEIAALLTPTELQQLKDDVELISQVLPTFDMTEFLEGRQSPLFFGSALNNFGIAEFLEEFLAMAPCPQGRPLADGGEVKADQPFTAFVFKVQANMNKAHRDRVAFARIVSGHFERGMDALHVREKKSIKLNYPHMFFGRERQIVDEAFPGDILGLINPGMFRIGDVLSAAGPLEFHAVPRFSPEQFSGVRLADPGARKGFLKGLQQIAEEGVVQVFWPKGGAPLPILGAIGRLQFEVLQHRLKDEYACAVLLEPRGFQMARWIEGGWPEPSRYWGELVEDSEGNPAILFENDWQRRTTAEKCPDLQFHPHPPK, translated from the coding sequence ATGGCCCTTGCTGATGAAATCCAGAAAAGGCGGACCTTCGCCATCATCTCCCACCCCGACGCGGGCAAGACAACGCTGACGGAGAAGTTGCTGCTCTACTCCGGTGCCATCGACCGGGCGGGCTCCGTGAAGGGGCGCGAGGGTTCAGGTATGGCCCAGTCAGACTGGATGAGCATCGAGCAGGAGCGCGGCATCTCCGTGACTTCAGCGGCCATGCAGTTCGAGTACCACGGCCACATCATCAACCTGCTGGACACCCCGGGTCACCAGGATTTCAGCGAGGACACTTACCGGGCCCTCACCGCCGCCGACAGCGTGGTGATGCTCCTGGACTGCGCCAAGGGCGTGGAAGAGCAGACCAAGAAGCTCTTCCGGGTGGCCAGGGACCGCAAGCTGCCCATCTTCACCTTCGTCAACAAGCTGGACCGCCCCGGGCGTGAGCCCATCGAGCTCATCGATGAGGTGGAGGAGCTCTTCGGGCTCCACGCCGTGCCCATGACCTGGCCCATCGGCTCCGGTCCTGACTTCAAGGGCGTCTACGTTCGGGCCACGGGCCAGATCCAGGTCTTCGAGCGCACCAAGGCGGGTCGCAAAGCCCGGGTGGCGGGGCAGGGGAGCCTGGACGATCCCGAGATCGCCGCCCTGCTCACCCCCACTGAGCTGCAGCAACTCAAGGATGATGTGGAGCTGATCAGCCAGGTGCTGCCCACCTTCGACATGACCGAGTTTCTGGAAGGCCGTCAGTCGCCCCTCTTCTTCGGATCGGCCCTCAACAACTTCGGCATCGCGGAATTCCTCGAGGAGTTCCTGGCCATGGCTCCCTGCCCCCAGGGACGTCCCCTCGCGGATGGCGGCGAGGTGAAGGCCGATCAGCCCTTCACGGCCTTCGTGTTCAAGGTCCAGGCCAACATGAACAAGGCCCATCGGGACCGCGTGGCCTTCGCCCGGATCGTTTCGGGTCACTTCGAGCGGGGCATGGATGCCCTCCATGTCAGGGAGAAGAAGTCCATCAAGCTCAACTACCCCCACATGTTCTTCGGCCGGGAGCGTCAGATCGTGGATGAGGCCTTCCCCGGCGACATCCTGGGGCTCATCAACCCCGGTATGTTCCGCATCGGCGATGTGCTTAGTGCTGCCGGTCCCCTGGAGTTCCACGCGGTGCCCCGCTTCTCCCCGGAGCAGTTCAGCGGGGTGCGCCTCGCCGATCCCGGTGCCCGCAAGGGCTTCCTCAAGGGACTCCAGCAGATCGCAGAAGAAGGTGTGGTACAGGTCTTCTGGCCCAAGGGTGGTGCGCCCCTGCCCATCCTGGGGGCCATCGGACGCCTGCAGTTCGAGGTGCTCCAGCATCGCCTGAAGGACGAGTACGCCTGCGCCGTGCTCCTGGAGCCCCGGGGCTTCCAGATGGCCCGGTGGATCGAGGGGGGCTGGCCCGAACCCAGCCGCTACTGGGGCGAGCTGGTGGAGGACAGCGAGGGCAACCCCGCCATCCTCTTCGAGAATGACTGGCAGCGGAGAACCACGGCCGAAAAGTGCCCCGATCTCCAGTTCCATCCCCATCCCCCCAAGTAG
- a CDS encoding thiamine pyrophosphate-dependent enzyme, which produces MKKLMTGDEAVARGAWEAGVKYASAYPGTPSTEILENMGTYKDILAEWATNEKVAMEAVIGASMVGARTICAQKHVGLNVAADPMFTFAYTGPLGGMVIVTADEPGQHSSQNEQDNRNYARHAKIPMLEPATSQESKDMVLTAMEISEGYNTPVLFRMTTRVCHSKGIVECGERQEVGIKPYVKDIKKNIPVPAMSRLQRIEVEKRTERLKEYAETTPLNWVEMNSDEIGIIASGVSYCYAKEVFGETASYLKLGFTYPLPEKKIKDFCSKVKKIYVIEENDPILEDVVRKLGFDCFGKNLFPFNGEMTPDVIRKSVFGQACDAVVSDAAKVVDRPPTLCAGCPHRGFFYEIGKKKNVVISGDIGCYALAFAEPYNATDWSNCMGSSTGCGHGAQQVFNMLEGDAKKRVVAVHGDSTFFHTAINGLVNIAYNRSNTITCILDNRITGMTGHQENPVSGYTLQGLETPEIEIEGVVKSLGFKNVMKVDPNDLTAMKYAIDWALANEAEPSVIITRWPCVLKKLSNQDKTEFPEVFKSKSVIDQDKCIGCKSCIKTGCPALSYNAATKKVSILRDQCVGCGVCIQTCPPKIKAISKEVK; this is translated from the coding sequence ATGAAGAAGCTCATGACCGGCGACGAGGCTGTCGCCCGTGGCGCCTGGGAGGCTGGTGTCAAGTACGCCTCGGCCTACCCCGGCACCCCCAGCACCGAGATCCTTGAGAACATGGGGACCTACAAGGACATCCTGGCCGAGTGGGCCACCAACGAGAAGGTCGCCATGGAAGCCGTCATCGGCGCATCCATGGTGGGCGCCCGCACCATCTGTGCCCAGAAGCATGTGGGCCTGAACGTCGCCGCCGACCCCATGTTCACCTTCGCCTACACCGGCCCCCTGGGTGGCATGGTCATCGTCACCGCCGACGAGCCCGGCCAGCACTCCTCCCAGAACGAGCAGGACAACCGCAACTACGCTCGCCATGCCAAGATCCCCATGCTGGAGCCCGCCACGTCCCAGGAGTCCAAGGACATGGTGCTCACCGCCATGGAGATCTCCGAGGGCTACAACACCCCCGTGCTCTTCCGCATGACCACCCGCGTCTGCCATTCCAAGGGCATCGTGGAGTGTGGCGAGCGCCAGGAAGTGGGCATCAAGCCCTATGTCAAGGACATCAAGAAGAACATCCCCGTTCCCGCCATGTCCCGCCTGCAGCGTATCGAGGTGGAGAAGCGCACCGAGCGCCTGAAGGAGTACGCCGAGACCACCCCCCTGAACTGGGTGGAGATGAACTCCGACGAGATCGGCATCATCGCCAGCGGTGTGTCCTACTGCTATGCCAAGGAGGTCTTCGGTGAGACCGCCAGCTACCTGAAGCTGGGCTTCACCTACCCCCTGCCCGAGAAGAAGATCAAGGACTTCTGCAGCAAGGTCAAGAAGATCTATGTCATCGAGGAGAACGATCCCATCCTTGAGGACGTCGTCCGCAAGCTGGGCTTCGACTGCTTCGGTAAGAACCTCTTCCCCTTCAACGGCGAGATGACCCCCGATGTCATCCGCAAGTCCGTCTTCGGTCAGGCTTGCGATGCCGTGGTCTCCGACGCCGCCAAGGTGGTGGACCGTCCCCCCACGCTCTGCGCCGGCTGCCCCCACCGCGGCTTCTTCTACGAGATCGGCAAGAAGAAGAATGTGGTCATCTCCGGTGACATCGGCTGCTACGCCCTTGCCTTCGCTGAGCCCTACAACGCCACCGACTGGTCCAACTGCATGGGCTCCAGCACCGGCTGTGGGCACGGCGCCCAGCAGGTCTTCAACATGCTCGAGGGTGATGCCAAGAAGCGTGTGGTCGCGGTTCACGGTGACTCCACCTTCTTCCACACCGCCATCAACGGCCTGGTGAACATCGCCTACAACCGCAGCAACACCATCACCTGCATCCTGGACAACCGCATCACCGGCATGACCGGCCACCAGGAGAACCCCGTCTCCGGCTACACCCTCCAGGGTCTCGAGACCCCCGAGATCGAGATCGAGGGCGTGGTGAAGTCCCTGGGCTTCAAGAACGTCATGAAGGTGGATCCCAACGATCTGACCGCCATGAAGTACGCCATCGACTGGGCCCTGGCCAACGAGGCGGAGCCTTCCGTCATCATCACCCGCTGGCCCTGCGTCCTGAAGAAGCTCAGCAACCAGGACAAGACCGAGTTCCCCGAGGTCTTCAAGAGCAAGTCTGTCATCGACCAGGACAAGTGCATCGGCTGCAAGAGCTGCATCAAGACCGGCTGCCCCGCGCTGTCCTACAACGCCGCCACCAAGAAGGTCTCCATCCTCCGCGATCAGTGCGTGGGCTGCGGCGTCTGCATCCAGACCTGCCCCCCCAAGATCAAGGCCATTTCCAAGGAGGTCAAGTAA
- a CDS encoding indolepyruvate oxidoreductase subunit beta, protein MTDTKSILLVGVGGQGTILAAKLLTVALMDAGYDVKMSEIHGMSQRGGSVSSQVRYGKSVSSPVIEEGGADILVAFEKMEAMRWVNFLSPKGKAVINNWEINSMPIVTGKVDYPQGILEDLGSKIPTTVIDAAKLATELGNSKVMNVILLGATVKSMGLDTLDWDRIIRDNVKANLADLNIKALKLGMDQIQ, encoded by the coding sequence ATGACCGACACCAAGAGCATCCTCCTGGTGGGCGTCGGCGGCCAGGGCACCATCCTCGCTGCCAAGCTCCTCACCGTCGCCCTCATGGACGCTGGCTATGACGTCAAGATGAGCGAGATCCACGGCATGTCCCAGCGCGGCGGTTCCGTGTCCTCCCAGGTCCGCTACGGCAAGTCCGTGTCCTCCCCCGTCATCGAAGAGGGCGGCGCCGACATCCTGGTGGCCTTCGAGAAGATGGAAGCCATGCGCTGGGTCAACTTCCTGAGCCCCAAGGGCAAGGCCGTCATCAACAACTGGGAGATCAACTCCATGCCCATCGTCACGGGCAAGGTGGACTACCCCCAGGGCATCCTCGAGGACCTGGGTTCCAAGATCCCCACCACGGTCATCGATGCCGCCAAGCTCGCCACCGAGCTGGGCAACAGCAAGGTCATGAACGTGATCCTGCTGGGCGCCACCGTGAAGTCCATGGGCCTGGACACCCTCGACTGGGACCGGATCATCCGCGACAACGTCAAGGCCAACCTGGCTGACCTGAACATCAAGGCCCTCAAGCTCGGCATGGACCAGATCCAGTAG
- the buk gene encoding butyrate kinase: MSYKILAINPGSTSTKISVYENEQELFVTTLDHPAEEVAKYATVAEQFGMRKDYVLAFLKEKGLDVNELAAVVGRGGMLPPVKSGAYEVNEAMVKRLRYNPVLEHASNLGALIAFEIAQSIGKRAFIYDSVKVDELLDVARVTGVPELPRTSVTHTLNSRAMAMKCAKSKGKTYQDMNFIVVHMGGGVSVNAHQKGRLVDVIPDNEGPMSPERAGRIGTAGLVDLCYSGKYDKRGMHKKLRGEGGLKAYLGTVDVREVIKMIEGGNEQAKLLLEAMCYQIAKGVGEMATVLCGQVDAIIFTGGIAYSKLVCELVKERISWIAPVEILAGENEMESLTLGTLRVLRGEESAHEYVDAEV, translated from the coding sequence ATGAGCTACAAGATCCTGGCCATCAACCCCGGCTCCACCTCCACCAAGATCTCGGTCTACGAGAACGAGCAGGAGCTCTTTGTCACCACCCTGGACCACCCCGCCGAGGAGGTGGCCAAGTACGCCACCGTTGCCGAGCAGTTCGGGATGCGCAAGGACTACGTCCTGGCCTTCCTGAAGGAGAAGGGCCTTGACGTGAACGAGCTGGCCGCCGTGGTGGGCCGCGGCGGCATGCTGCCCCCCGTCAAGTCCGGTGCCTACGAGGTCAACGAGGCCATGGTGAAGCGCCTGCGCTACAACCCCGTGCTGGAGCACGCCTCCAACCTGGGTGCCCTCATCGCCTTCGAGATCGCCCAGAGCATCGGCAAGCGCGCCTTCATCTACGACTCCGTCAAGGTGGATGAGCTCCTGGATGTCGCCCGGGTCACCGGCGTGCCCGAGCTGCCCCGCACCAGCGTCACCCACACCCTGAACTCCCGCGCCATGGCCATGAAGTGCGCCAAGTCCAAGGGCAAGACCTACCAGGACATGAACTTCATCGTGGTCCACATGGGCGGCGGCGTCTCCGTCAATGCCCACCAGAAGGGCCGCCTCGTGGACGTGATCCCCGATAACGAAGGCCCCATGAGCCCTGAGCGCGCCGGCCGCATCGGCACCGCCGGTCTCGTGGACCTGTGCTACTCCGGCAAGTACGACAAGCGCGGCATGCACAAGAAGCTGCGCGGCGAGGGTGGCCTCAAGGCCTATCTGGGCACCGTGGACGTCCGTGAGGTCATCAAGATGATCGAGGGCGGCAACGAGCAGGCCAAGCTCCTGCTGGAGGCCATGTGCTACCAGATCGCCAAGGGCGTAGGCGAGATGGCCACGGTCCTCTGCGGCCAGGTGGACGCCATCATCTTCACCGGCGGCATCGCCTACTCCAAGCTGGTCTGCGAGCTCGTCAAGGAGCGCATCTCCTGGATCGCCCCCGTGGAGATCCTGGCCGGCGAGAACGAGATGGAGTCCCTCACCCTGGGCACCCTCCGCGTCCTCCGCGGCGAGGAGAGCGCCCACGAGTACGTGGACGCCGAAGTCTAG
- a CDS encoding DUF6708 domain-containing protein produces the protein MLPGQICDGLLSSLGFPQHSHDLLVCQLLGSHQGAPLSGWTLTFPLALRFGGRPIILCTILGSLLVLHFFQLWQSGQIWLKHSTIGAIYGVTLFPAFSLGLFLITYLDFFNYTHHPVRLNRKTRMVHAFRNNGTVLSIHWDKVYWVLGFVGRSGEYPITFLYGHILDHDQKTVLDTFPLSGRVGSIEESLAMWEFFRRYMEEGLPKAVEGIPEVICFPLDRGRERWALGWSLVTFGIHGPWPDLRYLVGVFFPFVLLVVAWRWIQMHLAKRPVWPQEVEDTCIIEPDDPHVYDVTTNPPKHRFGYC, from the coding sequence ATGCTCCCGGGCCAGATCTGCGATGGACTTCTCTCCTCGCTCGGCTTCCCGCAACACAGCCACGATCTGCTCGTCTGTCAGCTTCTGGGGTCTCATCAGGGGGCTCCTCTTTCAGGATGGACCCTAACGTTTCCTTTGGCTCTCAGATTTGGGGGAAGACCAATCATTCTGTGCACTATCCTAGGGTCACTACTTGTTTTGCATTTTTTTCAATTATGGCAATCCGGACAAATTTGGTTAAAACACTCCACTATTGGGGCTATTTATGGCGTAACACTTTTTCCAGCATTCTCTCTCGGTCTTTTCTTGATTACATACTTGGATTTTTTCAACTACACCCACCACCCGGTTCGGCTAAACCGCAAGACCCGCATGGTCCATGCGTTCAGGAATAATGGCACAGTTCTTTCGATACATTGGGACAAGGTGTACTGGGTTCTCGGATTCGTAGGCCGATCAGGGGAATACCCCATCACCTTTCTTTATGGGCACATCCTGGATCATGATCAAAAAACCGTTCTCGACACCTTTCCACTGAGCGGTCGCGTCGGCTCCATTGAGGAGTCCCTGGCCATGTGGGAATTCTTCCGTCGCTACATGGAGGAAGGACTTCCCAAGGCCGTGGAAGGCATCCCCGAAGTCATCTGCTTTCCCCTGGATCGGGGGCGGGAACGCTGGGCCCTGGGCTGGAGTCTCGTTACCTTCGGAATCCATGGCCCTTGGCCCGATCTCCGCTACCTCGTCGGAGTCTTCTTCCCCTTCGTCCTCCTGGTGGTGGCCTGGCGCTGGATCCAGATGCACTTGGCCAAGCGGCCCGTCTGGCCCCAGGAGGTGGAGGACACCTGCATCATTGAGCCCGACGACCCTCACGTCTACGACGTCACCACCAACCCTCCGAAACACCGCTTCGGGTACTGCTGA
- a CDS encoding transposase — translation MRPQKLTDEQIVAVLREAERGEKSIADLAREHGVAEQTIYRWRRKFAGSTVSDVRRLKQLEKDNARLLRLLGQREVEIDAMKELLRKKW, via the coding sequence ATGAGACCCCAGAAGCTGACAGACGAGCAGATCGTGGCTGTGTTGCGGGAAGCCGAGCGAGGAGAGAAGTCCATCGCAGATCTGGCCCGGGAGCATGGCGTAGCCGAGCAGACCATCTACCGGTGGCGGCGAAAGTTCGCCGGAAGCACGGTATCGGATGTCCGCCGACTCAAGCAGTTGGAGAAGGACAACGCCCGCCTGCTGCGCCTCCTGGGGCAGCGCGAAGTCGAGATTGATGCCATGAAGGAGCTCCTCCGAAAAAAATGGTAA
- a CDS encoding IS3 family transposase: protein MVSARQKREGARVLKARRIPERRIAALIGLSRSGMRYRVRPKPQDCLAERIQALSAEHPRYGQVRIWALLRRAGIVINHKAVGRLWQKLGLQLTRRPKHRRVRSGDGVPRAAEFPNHVWTYDFVFAWTLGGSALKFLTLEDEYTRECLAIEVGRSFRALHVKEVLIRVMAQRGIPKFIRSDNGPEFVSLEIGLWLKEQGVDTHLIDPGKPWQNGLAESFNARFRDECLNGESFHGVPEARVIAQAFMRHFNEGHPHSSLGFHTPNEFADLCTMGALPPNPRDLSPWATPGNRRRAGMRQPPPSGGPGSALGSLPSVALSSVQAEETLP, encoded by the coding sequence ATGGTAAGCGCCCGGCAGAAGCGGGAAGGGGCTCGGGTGCTGAAAGCCAGGCGGATCCCGGAGCGGCGCATCGCCGCTCTGATTGGCCTATCCCGGTCGGGAATGCGCTATCGCGTACGCCCGAAGCCGCAGGACTGCTTGGCAGAGCGCATCCAGGCCCTGAGTGCGGAGCATCCCCGCTACGGGCAGGTCCGCATCTGGGCCCTGCTTCGTCGGGCGGGCATCGTCATCAATCACAAGGCGGTGGGCCGACTCTGGCAGAAGCTGGGACTCCAGCTCACCCGGCGCCCAAAGCATAGGAGGGTCCGTTCTGGCGATGGTGTCCCCAGGGCTGCCGAGTTCCCGAACCACGTGTGGACCTATGACTTCGTGTTTGCCTGGACCCTGGGAGGGTCGGCCCTGAAGTTCCTGACCCTGGAGGACGAGTACACCCGGGAGTGTTTGGCAATCGAGGTGGGTCGGTCCTTCCGGGCGCTCCATGTCAAAGAGGTGCTGATCCGCGTCATGGCCCAACGGGGGATTCCCAAGTTCATCAGGAGCGACAATGGCCCTGAGTTCGTCTCGCTGGAGATCGGGCTCTGGCTGAAAGAGCAAGGAGTCGACACCCACCTGATCGATCCGGGTAAGCCTTGGCAGAATGGCCTGGCTGAAAGCTTCAATGCCCGATTCAGAGACGAGTGCCTGAATGGGGAGTCCTTCCATGGCGTGCCAGAAGCCAGGGTGATCGCCCAGGCCTTCATGAGGCACTTCAACGAAGGGCACCCCCATTCAAGCTTGGGGTTCCATACACCCAACGAGTTCGCAGACCTATGCACCATGGGGGCTCTGCCCCCAAACCCCCGGGATTTATCGCCTTGGGCCACCCCCGGTAACCGAAGAAGGGCTGGCATGCGCCAGCCACCACCGTCAGGTGGCCCCGGATCGGCGCTCGGGTCGCTTCCCAGCGTTGCCTTATCCTCCGTCCAGGCGGAGGAGACGCTACCATGA